GGCTGCTCGCGATTCTGCTCGGGCTGTTTCTGGTCAGCACGATTCAGCCGGGCCTGACCGACGGGCAACCGAATCAATCGATCCGCGAGGCCTTTGAACAGGGCACCGGTACGAGCGAGGACGACATGAAAAAGGTCGAGGCCGCCTCCGGCAACGTGCCCGAGGGCAAGGGCATCTGGGTCAGCATTTCAGGGATCTTCCGCTCGATGCTGCCCGAGAACATCTTTGCGGCGGCGGCTTCGAACGAGTCGGTGCTGGGCGTGCTGATCTTCAGCATGCTTTTCGCCGTGGCGGTCACGCGCTTGCCGGAGGAGCAGGGGAAAAGCCTGCGTGAGTTCTTCATCGCCGCCTCGGAAGCCGTCGGCACCATTGTCCACTGGATCATGGCCTTCGCGCCGATCGGGGTGTATGCGCTCATCCTGCCAGTCGTGTATTCCACGGGCTTCGGGCTGTTCGCGAATCTCGGGAAATATGTGGTCACTGTCATTTTCGCGCTCGGCCTGCACCTGTGTGTGACCATGCCGCTGGTGCTGATGCTGGTGGCCCGCGTCAGTCCGCGCCGCCATTTCGCAGCGGTGAAACAGGCGCTGATCATGGCATTCTCGACCGCCTCATCGTCGGCGACGCTGCCGCTGACGATGGAGTGCGTGCGCGACCGATGCGGTGTCTCGCCGCGCGTGACCTCCTTCACATTGCCGATCGGGACTTCGATCAATACCGACGGCACGGCGCTCTATGAATGCGTGGCGGTGATGTTCGTGGCGCAGGTGATGGGGGTGCAGATGGGGCCAGGGGAAATGTTCTTCGTCGTCGTGGCAGCGCTGCTCACCAGCGTCGGCATCGCCGGCGTGCCGCATGCGAGTCTGGTGGCGATCTTGCTCATCTTGAAGAACTCCGGCATTGCGGGCGCCGAGGCAGCGGTCGGTGTGCTGCTGGCGGTCGACCGTTTCCTCGACATGAGCCGGACCGCGGTGAATGTCTTCGGTGACACCTGTGTGGCGGTGCTGGTGGCTCGCAGCGAAGGTGAAGCGACCTTGGTGAAATGAGGCGGCGCGTCAGGCGCGCCGCGTGCGCCATTTCACTTCGAGTCGCAGCACGCGCTCGATGCCATTGCGCTGAAGCAGGCTGAGTATGCCGCGGCCGTCGCGACGGACGGTCACATACGCGCGGGTGCCGTCGCTGCCGATGGCTGCCGGCGTTCCGAGCCGTCGGTCGGCTTCGGCCGGGCGCATGGCGGGCCATTGGGTGGTCCGTTCGGAAAGCACGCGGACTTGGCGGCGAATCGGGTGATCCACTTCAGGCTCCAGCCAAGCGACGGCGATGCGTCGCGCGATCTCATCCGGGGAGAAGGTTTTGTCCTGAGGCGGGGAGGGAGCGGAGGCGTCGGCAGAGTGCTGCTTTTCGCGTCGCTGGGGTACGTTTGCACGGATTCCTTCCTTGATGGTAGTGTCCCACAAGGGTGGGGCGGAAGTGGATCCCGTATGGGGCAGGAGTTCGAACGCCACCAACGGCGTCTCCTTTTCCGGTCGCGCCGCGCGGCGCCAGGCGAGGATGATCGCAAAACCCGCCAGCAGGACCAGCGCGATCAGCCCATGGAGTTCATTGCCACGGGCGAGAAAGCTGGCGGTGAAGCACAGGATCACCACCGTGACCGAGCCCGTCGCGATGGCACCGAGCAAATGCCGGGTTTCCTCGAATAGTTCGCCCGAGCTTGCGGCGTCTTTCCAAGCGGCGCGCTCTGGATCGAGCGGCTTGCCGCACCCCGGGCAAAACTCCGGACCGGCACCGCTGTGCGATTCCAGGCTGTCCCACCGGGTATGGTGAAAGGCCTCCGCCTCCGCGCCGCAGTGCGGGCAAGTCGTGATTGTCAGCGCAGTCATGGGGGACCTTTTGGAAGGGTCGGCCCATAGCAGATGCAGCAGATGAATGCAAGTCGCCGGGTTCCGTGACCTTTCTAAAACCGGAAAAACCCAAGATTTTCCGATTTCGGGTGTCACATTAAGCGCCGCCCGCTTCAAGGTGGAGGGAACCCCTTACGATTATGAAATCCATTCGAACGCTATTCCGGGCTGCGGGAATCTGCTTCCTTACCCTGACCATGGCCATGGCCGGACCACGCGATGCCGATTGGAAGAAAGTCGAGGAGGCTCGCGAGAAGGATCAGCCGAAGACGGTGATCGAGCTGCTGACGGCGATTGAGAAGGCTGCGTTTGCCGACGGGTCGTGGGCGGAAGGCACCCGCGCCCTGGCCTCGCGGATCGCGCAGGAGGCGGCGATCGAGCAGCAGGCGGGGCCGATCAAGAAGCTCGAAGCCGCCATCGAGACGGCTCCGGAGCAGGCCCGCCCGGTGTTGCGGGCTCTCGTGGCGCGCTGGATGGCCGGCTACTATCAGGCGAACCAATGGCGTTTCATGCACCGCAGTTCGACCGGCGAGCCGGTGGGCGATGATATCGAAACGTGGGACCTCGCGCGGATTTTGACTGAGGTCGATGCGCGACTGCAACGGTCGCTGGCGGATGGTGAGGCTCTGAAGAAAATTCCGGTCGCGGAGTTCGCGGAACTGCTGGAGACGGGATCGCTTGGCGATGATTTGCGGCCGACGATGTATGACTTCGTCGCGCATGTGGCGCTCGACTTCTACTCGGCGGAGGAAGTGGCGGTATCGCGGCCGAAGGACAGCTTCGAGATCGCGGCGGAGTCGGCGGTGTTCGGGACGGTGGATGAGTTCCTCGCGTGGAAGCCGGAGACCGCGGACGCGGCGTCGCCGAAGCTGCGGGCGCTGAAGATTTTTCAGGAGCTGCTCAGCTTCCATCGGGCGGACGCGGACCGCGGGGCGCTCCTGCTGGCGGATCTGGAGCGGCTGCGTTGGGGCGGGATCGCGGCCACGATCGAGGGCCGGGAAGCGCGCTTTGAAGCAGCGCTGCGGCGCTTCATCGCGGACAACGCGGCGAGTCCGGTGAGCGCTTGGGCGCGGGTGTCGCTGGCGGAGCTGTTAGGCGAGAAGAAGACGAAGGAAGCGCATGAAGTTCTCAAAGCGGGGGCGACGGCTTTCCCGGGCCATGCTTTCGGCAAGCTGTGCGCAAATGGGGTGCAGCAACTTGAGCAGCGCGAGATTTCATTGCAGACCGAGACTCACTGGACTCCTGCTGGCGAGGAGGTCCGGGTGACGCATAAGAATCTGAGGCAGGTCTGGTTCCGCCTGCATGCGGTGACCTTCACGCCGGGGAAATCGACCTTGGAGGAAGACCCGCTGCCGCTGATGGGCAATGCGGAACCGGTCCGTGCATGGGACAGCGCGCTGCCGGATGACGGCGATTTCCGCCAGCGCACGACGTGGGTGAACGCGCCTGTCGATCTGCCGCCCGGCTACTACGTGCTCACCGCCAGCGCGAAGGCGGACTTCTCGAAAGAGGACAATACAGTGGCAATGGTCGGTGTGCACGTGACGCCGCTGGCGATGACCGTGCGGAACTCGCGTTCCGGTGGGATTGAAGGCACCGTGACTGACGCGGTCGGCGGCGCCCCTCTGGCTGGGGTGGACGTGGGCGTGTGGATCGAGCGCGATGCCTTGCCCGTGACCCGCAAGCTGTCGGCGAAGACCGATGCGGACGGCCGTTTCGAGATCACGGGCGTTTCCGGCAATCGCTACCTCGCCGTTGCTGAACGAGGGAAAGAGCGCGCCATCGTCCGGGCATGGGCGGGGGGGCGCGCCGACCGGAAAGTGGAAGTGCGGCGACAGGCGGTCTTCTTCACCGACCGCGCGATCTACCGGCCGGGGCAGACGATCCACTTCAAGGGGATCTGGTGCGAGGCGGACGTCGAAGGCGGGAAATACCGGACGCTGGCGAATCAGAATGGCACGGTGGTGCTGCGCGATCCCAATCGCAAGGAAGCCGGCAGGGTTGCCGTGACGAGCAATGAGCGCGGCTCGTTCAGCGGGACCTTCACCGCCCCGGAAGGAAGCGTGCTCGGGGTCTGCTCGATCCAGTTGGAAGGCGTGCCCGGTGCCGGTCGGGTGCGCGTGGAGGAATACAAGCGGCCGAAGTTTTTCACGGAGATCGATCCGCCCGCGGAACCCGCGGTGCTCGGGAAGATCGTGCGCGTCAAAGTACGAGGGGAATCGTACACCGGTGCGCCGGTCGATGGCGCGAAAGTCTCATGGCGCGTCACGCGCATGACCCGCTTGCCGATCTGGTCGCGCTGGTGCTGGTGGTGCCCACCGATGTCGGAGAACTCCGAGGAGATCGCCCATGGCGTCGCGGAGTCCGCGGCGGATGGATCGATCATGATCGAATTCACCGCCCGGCCCGACACGACCATCCGCGAGGATGTGGAGCCGGTTTTCGACTTCCAAGTCACCGCGGATGTGACCGATTCCGCGGGTGAGACGCGCTCCGCAACGCGGATGGTGTCGGTCGCTTATACCGCGCTCAAGGCGGAGCTTGCGGCCGATGACTGGCTCGAAGCCGGCAAGGAGATCGAGCTGCGGGTGAAGACGATGTCGCATGATGGCGAAGGCCGTGCGGCGAAGGGCGTGATCAAGATTCACCGGCTGAAGGAGCCAGCGACCTGTCCCCGGCCGGACGGAGCAGGGATGCCTTGGCGCGGGCCGGTGGAAGAAACCGATCCCACTCGCCCGTCGCCGGATCCGGACAAGTGGGAGCCGGGCGAAGTGGTGGCCGAGTTGCCGGTCGAGACTGACAAGGAGGGCAAGGGTACCGTGAAGCGTGCGCTCGATGCGGGAGCTTACCGGCTGATCTTCGAGACCAAGGATGCAAACGGGCGCGCGGTGAAGGGCATCCTGGGCATTCAGGTGGTCGCGCCGGACGCCGCGGATTTCCCGACGATGATGCCATTCTACACCGGCTTCGTTTCCGAGTCTGTGGAGCCGGGCAAGGAAGTGGTGCTGCTATGGGGCAGCGGTCATGAGAAAGCGCGTGCCTGTGTCGAGTGGAGGATGGCGGGTAAGATTCTCAAGCGCGAGTCGTCGGCCGAGGGCCGGACGCAGCAGGTATTTCGTTTTCCCATCGAGGAGAAGCATCGCGGCGGGATTTCCGTGTCGGTGACGCAGATCACGATGAATCGCCTGCACCAGATCGATCACCTGGTGAATGTCCCGTGGGCGAACAAGGAGCTGAAACTGCGCTGGGAGCATCTGGTTTCAAAGCTGGAGCCTGGTGCCAAGGAAACCTGGACTGCGGTGATCGAGGGCGCGGGCGGTGACGCCGTCGCGGCGGAGTTGGTGGCGACGCTCTACGATGCTTCGCTGGATGCCTTCGCGCCCCATGCCTTCCACGGCTTGGCCGGCCTGCTTCGTCGCGAGTGGCCCAATCCGCCCTACTGGCAATTCAGCAGCGTCCAACGGCGCTTCGAAGATCAGTGGGGTTTTCCGGTGCCGGATTACTTCGACCTCGGCGAACCGTTCCGGCGCTTCCGGGATGAGTTGGAGATCTTTGGCGGTAATCGGCTCTATCTTGGTCGCGGGGTGGGGAGCGGCTTCGGTGGTGGAGGAGGCGTCGCCAAGTTTTCCCGAATGGCCGAGGCTCCCGCTTCCTTGGCGGCTGCCCCCATGGCGGCGGAGATGGCCGGCGATGGGATGCGCTCCAGAGACGGCGCGGTCGCTGGCAACGCCATCGACGCCATTCAGGATAAGTCGGACCGCGATCAGCCCCCGGCGGTGGACGTGGGCCAGGTCGCCGCACGCGCGAACTTGCAGGAGACAGCCTTCTTCTACCCCGATCTCGTCAGTGGCGACGATGGCAAGGTGCGGATGACCTTCACGATGCCGGAGGCCCTGACGAAGTGGCGCTTCTTTGGCTTGGCGCACGACAAGGAGATGCGCAGCGGATTGTTAGAAGGCGAGACGGTCACTGCGAAGGACCTGATGGTGCAGCCGAATCCGCCGCGCTTCCTGCGCGAGGGCGATGAGCTGTGGTTCACGGTGAAGATCACCAACACCAGCGACAAGGAGCAGGCGGGCACCGCACGGCTCACGCTGGCCGATGCCGGGACCGATGCAGACAAGACCGCCGCGCTCGGCGTCACCGCGCCGGACCAGCCATTCACGGTGCCGGCGAAGGAAAGCCGCAGCCTGAAGTGGAAGCTGGCCGTGCCGGATGGTGCCGGGTTCCTGCGCTACAAGGCGGTCGCGACCAGTGGCGCGCTGAGTGATGGCGAGGAAGGCTGGCTGCCGGTCATCCCGCGGCGCATCCTCGTCACGGAATCGCTTTCGCTGCCGATCCGCAATGCGGGCACCAAGGCCTTCGACTTCGAGAAGCTCGCCAAGAGCGGCGGTTCGCCGACGCTGGAGAATCGCTTCGTCCATGTGCAGGTCGCCTCGCAGCCGGCGTGGTATGCGGTGATGGCCTTGCCCTATCTGATGGAGTTCCCGCACGAGTGCTCGGAGCAGACCTTCAACCGCTACTACGCCAACGCGCTCGCCCGGCACATCGCCGGCTCCGATCCGAAGATCCGCAAGGTCTTCGATCGTTGGAAAGCGGGAGGCGCCGCACTCGACAGCCCGCTGGAAAAGAACGCGGACCTCAAGGGTATCTTGTTAGATGAGACGCCGTGGCTGCGCGAGGCGAAGGACGAGTCGGCTGCACGGCGTCGCGTCGGGCTCTTGTTCGATGACAACCACATGGACCGCGAGCTGGAGAAGGCGCTGGCCAAGCTCAACGGAATGCAGCTTGGCAATGGCTTGTGGCCGTGGTTTCCCGGCGGCCGTGGTGATGAATACATCACACGCTATGTGGTGAGTGGTTTTGCCCGGTTGCGTGCGCTCGGGGTTGCGACTGACATCACGCCGGCCTTGAAAGCGCTGACCGTCCTCGATGCCGATATCACCGATCGCTACGAGCGTCTCGTGGAGCACAAGCTGCTGGGCAACGAGAACCTCGATCCGGAGATCGCCTTCCACCTCTACCTGCGGACCTTCTTCCTGAAGGACAAGGCGCTCAAGGCGGGTGACAAGGTGGCCTTCGACTACTTCGCCGGCCAGGCCCGCAAGCATTGGACCAAGCTTGGAAGCCGCATGTCGCGCGCCCACGTGGCGCTGGCACTGCATCGCCTCGGCGACAAGGAGGTGCCTGCCTTGATCACCCGCTCGCTGAAGGAACATGCGACGGTCAACGAGGAGCAGGGGATGTATTGGAAGGACCGCGACGGCGACGGCTGGTGGTGGTGGCAGGCCCCGGTCGAAACGCAGGCGATGATGATCGAGGCCTTCCGCGACATCGATGCCGACACCAAGGCGGTCGAGGATTGCCAGGTCTGGCTGCTCAAGCAGAAGCAGGTTTCCGATTGGAAGACGACCAAGGCCACTTCCGATGCCGTTTACGCGCTGCTGCGGGGCGGCAAGAACTGGCTGGCCTCGGATGCCGTGCTCAAGATTTCACTCGGCGGCACCGAGGTGAAACCGGAGAGCGTCGAGGCCGGCACCGGCTTCTATGAGAGCCGCTTCGCGGGCGAGGCGGTGAAGCCGGAGCTGGGCAAGATCGAGTTGAAGAAGGAGGACGAGGGCGTGAGCTGGGCCAGCGTGCATTGGCAGTATCTCGAGGACATGGCGAAGGTCACGTCGCACGGGCAGAGTTCGATGACGCTCGAGAAGTCGCTGTTCCTCCGCAAGAATACCGACAAGGGCCCGGTGCTCGAACCACTGAATGGCCCCGTGAAGGTCGGCGACGAGCTCGTGACTCGCGTGATCCTGAAGAACGACCGCGCGATGGAGTACATCCACCTCAAGGATCTCCGTGGCAGCGGCACCGAGCCGGTCAATGTGCTGAGCGGCTATCGTTGGCAGGATGGCTTTGGCTACTATGAGGTGACGCGTGATACCGCCAGCCACTTCTTCATCGATCGTTTGCCGCCTGGGACGCATGTCTTTGAGACCAGCGTGCGGGTGCAACATGCGGGCAAGTATCAGACTGGCATCGCCGAGATCCGCTGCATGTATGCGCCGGAATTCAATGCGCATAGCGGGAGCGTGGAGATGACGGTGGAGTGAGGGGGGACTGGTGAGTCTATGGGGAGCGCGGGATTTGGTCCGCTTGAGGGACCATTCGGGCGGAATGAATTCCGCGTTCCCAGTGACTGCTCAGACTGGCGAGTCGCTCGGTCGGAAGGGCGGGCTGGCGAGGGTGGCTTCCGCTGTGTGCCACCGCGTCTACGTTTCGGAAGCTGTGCCAATCGTGGCAGCGGGCTTCATCACGGTTTGACGTAGAAGAAGCGATAGTCGGAGAGGCTGAGCGGGAGGTTGGTGGTGAGGTCGTAGCGGGCGCGGAAGCGGGCTCCTCTCAGCGGGATCGAATAGGGGGTCGAGATCTCGTTCGGGGCCGTCTTGTTAGACACGCCGAAGCGGTTGCGGACCGGGCCGGCGCCATTGCGAAGGGCGACGACTTCCCACGGTCCGCCGGCGACCGAGGTCTCGACGAGCATGGTCATGTCGGGCGGCATCGGCGCGGAAATGCTCACCGTCGGGTAACCCCGGTAGTAGGTGTCGTCGTGGGTCAGCGTGACCACCGGCAGGCTTCCCACCTGTTCTTCGACGTAGCGCTGGAGATCGGGACGGGTATCGCCGGGGAGTTCCGGGGCGTAGCGCTGCCAGAGTGCGAAGCTGCCGGCGCGGTCGAAGGGCACGGAGAGGATCCCCTCCCAGACGGAATAGAGGAAGCTGTCCTTGCTGATGACGCTCTTGCCGAAGCTCGACAGGTCGGTCAGGCGAAGCCCCGTTTCCTCGTCATAGATGGCGTGGTAATAGTCATCGGCCCGCAGGCCCTCGCCTCGCGAGAAGTTCC
This sequence is a window from Luteolibacter arcticus. Protein-coding genes within it:
- a CDS encoding dicarboxylate/amino acid:cation symporter, which codes for MKKRRLALHWQILAALLLATLTAAAFRGLFGEKSDATFVTAAIEGCKLVGDLFLRALKMIIIPLIVTSVVGGIAGLKDAQGFGRLGLKTIGFYMTTGLLAILLGLFLVSTIQPGLTDGQPNQSIREAFEQGTGTSEDDMKKVEAASGNVPEGKGIWVSISGIFRSMLPENIFAAAASNESVLGVLIFSMLFAVAVTRLPEEQGKSLREFFIAASEAVGTIVHWIMAFAPIGVYALILPVVYSTGFGLFANLGKYVVTVIFALGLHLCVTMPLVLMLVARVSPRRHFAAVKQALIMAFSTASSSATLPLTMECVRDRCGVSPRVTSFTLPIGTSINTDGTALYECVAVMFVAQVMGVQMGPGEMFFVVVAALLTSVGIAGVPHASLVAILLILKNSGIAGAEAAVGVLLAVDRFLDMSRTAVNVFGDTCVAVLVARSEGEATLVK
- a CDS encoding DUF2321 domain-containing protein, which gives rise to MTALTITTCPHCGAEAEAFHHTRWDSLESHSGAGPEFCPGCGKPLDPERAAWKDAASSGELFEETRHLLGAIATGSVTVVILCFTASFLARGNELHGLIALVLLAGFAIILAWRRAARPEKETPLVAFELLPHTGSTSAPPLWDTTIKEGIRANVPQRREKQHSADASAPSPPQDKTFSPDEIARRIAVAWLEPEVDHPIRRQVRVLSERTTQWPAMRPAEADRRLGTPAAIGSDGTRAYVTVRRDGRGILSLLQRNGIERVLRLEVKWRTRRA
- a CDS encoding alpha-2-macroglobulin family protein, coding for MKSIRTLFRAAGICFLTLTMAMAGPRDADWKKVEEAREKDQPKTVIELLTAIEKAAFADGSWAEGTRALASRIAQEAAIEQQAGPIKKLEAAIETAPEQARPVLRALVARWMAGYYQANQWRFMHRSSTGEPVGDDIETWDLARILTEVDARLQRSLADGEALKKIPVAEFAELLETGSLGDDLRPTMYDFVAHVALDFYSAEEVAVSRPKDSFEIAAESAVFGTVDEFLAWKPETADAASPKLRALKIFQELLSFHRADADRGALLLADLERLRWGGIAATIEGREARFEAALRRFIADNAASPVSAWARVSLAELLGEKKTKEAHEVLKAGATAFPGHAFGKLCANGVQQLEQREISLQTETHWTPAGEEVRVTHKNLRQVWFRLHAVTFTPGKSTLEEDPLPLMGNAEPVRAWDSALPDDGDFRQRTTWVNAPVDLPPGYYVLTASAKADFSKEDNTVAMVGVHVTPLAMTVRNSRSGGIEGTVTDAVGGAPLAGVDVGVWIERDALPVTRKLSAKTDADGRFEITGVSGNRYLAVAERGKERAIVRAWAGGRADRKVEVRRQAVFFTDRAIYRPGQTIHFKGIWCEADVEGGKYRTLANQNGTVVLRDPNRKEAGRVAVTSNERGSFSGTFTAPEGSVLGVCSIQLEGVPGAGRVRVEEYKRPKFFTEIDPPAEPAVLGKIVRVKVRGESYTGAPVDGAKVSWRVTRMTRLPIWSRWCWWCPPMSENSEEIAHGVAESAADGSIMIEFTARPDTTIREDVEPVFDFQVTADVTDSAGETRSATRMVSVAYTALKAELAADDWLEAGKEIELRVKTMSHDGEGRAAKGVIKIHRLKEPATCPRPDGAGMPWRGPVEETDPTRPSPDPDKWEPGEVVAELPVETDKEGKGTVKRALDAGAYRLIFETKDANGRAVKGILGIQVVAPDAADFPTMMPFYTGFVSESVEPGKEVVLLWGSGHEKARACVEWRMAGKILKRESSAEGRTQQVFRFPIEEKHRGGISVSVTQITMNRLHQIDHLVNVPWANKELKLRWEHLVSKLEPGAKETWTAVIEGAGGDAVAAELVATLYDASLDAFAPHAFHGLAGLLRREWPNPPYWQFSSVQRRFEDQWGFPVPDYFDLGEPFRRFRDELEIFGGNRLYLGRGVGSGFGGGGGVAKFSRMAEAPASLAAAPMAAEMAGDGMRSRDGAVAGNAIDAIQDKSDRDQPPAVDVGQVAARANLQETAFFYPDLVSGDDGKVRMTFTMPEALTKWRFFGLAHDKEMRSGLLEGETVTAKDLMVQPNPPRFLREGDELWFTVKITNTSDKEQAGTARLTLADAGTDADKTAALGVTAPDQPFTVPAKESRSLKWKLAVPDGAGFLRYKAVATSGALSDGEEGWLPVIPRRILVTESLSLPIRNAGTKAFDFEKLAKSGGSPTLENRFVHVQVASQPAWYAVMALPYLMEFPHECSEQTFNRYYANALARHIAGSDPKIRKVFDRWKAGGAALDSPLEKNADLKGILLDETPWLREAKDESAARRRVGLLFDDNHMDRELEKALAKLNGMQLGNGLWPWFPGGRGDEYITRYVVSGFARLRALGVATDITPALKALTVLDADITDRYERLVEHKLLGNENLDPEIAFHLYLRTFFLKDKALKAGDKVAFDYFAGQARKHWTKLGSRMSRAHVALALHRLGDKEVPALITRSLKEHATVNEEQGMYWKDRDGDGWWWWQAPVETQAMMIEAFRDIDADTKAVEDCQVWLLKQKQVSDWKTTKATSDAVYALLRGGKNWLASDAVLKISLGGTEVKPESVEAGTGFYESRFAGEAVKPELGKIELKKEDEGVSWASVHWQYLEDMAKVTSHGQSSMTLEKSLFLRKNTDKGPVLEPLNGPVKVGDELVTRVILKNDRAMEYIHLKDLRGSGTEPVNVLSGYRWQDGFGYYEVTRDTASHFFIDRLPPGTHVFETSVRVQHAGKYQTGIAEIRCMYAPEFNAHSGSVEMTVE